One stretch of Chroogloeocystis siderophila 5.2 s.c.1 DNA includes these proteins:
- the queC gene encoding 7-cyano-7-deazaguanine synthase QueC, translating to MKAVILLSGGLDSSTVLYQAVADGYKCYAISFDYQQRHQRELKAAIAIAQSTQVLVHKVVNFDLRSWGGSALTDTSIELPSDRAVSEMSQNVPVTYVPARNTIFLSFALAYAETIAAQRVYIGVNALDYSGYPDCRPDYIQAMQEVFRLGTKLGREGQPITIETPLINLKKTEIIQLGNQLGVPWEKTWSCYAGGAIACGVCDACRLRLAAFAELGLEDPIPYRTRM from the coding sequence ATGAAAGCTGTCATTTTATTGTCTGGGGGCTTAGATTCTTCTACGGTACTGTATCAAGCGGTGGCTGATGGTTACAAGTGCTATGCAATTTCGTTTGATTATCAGCAGCGACACCAGCGCGAGTTAAAAGCGGCGATCGCGATCGCGCAATCGACTCAAGTTTTAGTTCACAAGGTCGTTAATTTTGATTTACGTTCGTGGGGTGGTTCAGCATTAACGGATACCAGTATTGAATTACCAAGCGATCGCGCTGTGTCAGAGATGTCTCAAAATGTGCCGGTGACGTATGTTCCGGCGCGCAATACAATTTTTTTGAGCTTTGCCTTAGCTTATGCCGAAACGATCGCAGCACAACGCGTTTATATCGGCGTTAACGCGCTTGATTACTCAGGATATCCCGATTGTCGTCCTGATTATATTCAAGCAATGCAGGAGGTTTTTCGCCTCGGTACGAAGCTAGGACGCGAAGGACAACCGATCACAATTGAAACGCCGTTGATCAACTTGAAAAAAACGGAAATTATTCAATTGGGCAATCAGCTAGGCGTTCCGTGGGAAAAAACTTGGTCTTGCTATGCGGGAGGTGCGATCGCGTGTGGAGTTTGCGATGCTTGTCGATTGCGTCTCGCGGCTTTTGCTGAGTTAGGATTAGAAGATCCGATTCCCTACCGTACGCGAATGTAG
- a CDS encoding sensor histidine kinase: MTKVDLRKQNLPLASRLFLSHLLVMMVAVMSLVIIGKVSSPRFFVVRLEELEGTGYRLRFARTELIHGFESAWFRGTVWSVVVSTTAAGGLSYWVSKRIMQRLTEMEQITQKFAAGQLDARLPASDIPELQRLGVSFNRMAASLEDVEQRRRELISDLTHELRTPLTVVRGYLEELADGEVEPSTEIYTRLARETRRLERLVNDLQELSKAEAGYLPINLQPVNLYPLLEALVEKFSDQILEDGPVLRLNCSPQLPPVLADIDRVEQVLVNLLGNAIRYTSQGAITIRAWTQSRKLWIAVSDTGIGIAKQNLPHVFERFWRADRSRDRHSGGTGIGLAISRRLVELQGGQIFVESELGKGSTFSFFLPLA; this comes from the coding sequence ATGACGAAAGTAGATTTACGCAAGCAAAACTTACCACTCGCATCGCGCTTGTTTCTGTCCCATTTATTGGTGATGATGGTGGCGGTAATGAGCCTTGTAATTATCGGCAAAGTCTCTTCGCCGCGCTTTTTTGTCGTCCGTCTCGAAGAACTCGAAGGCACAGGCTACCGGCTACGCTTTGCGCGGACTGAACTGATTCACGGATTTGAAAGTGCTTGGTTTCGCGGTACAGTTTGGTCGGTTGTTGTCAGTACGACCGCAGCAGGCGGACTCAGCTACTGGGTATCTAAACGCATTATGCAGCGGCTAACAGAAATGGAACAAATTACCCAAAAATTTGCAGCTGGTCAACTCGATGCACGCCTACCTGCAAGTGATATACCAGAACTACAACGCCTCGGTGTTAGTTTCAACCGCATGGCAGCAAGTTTGGAAGATGTTGAACAACGGCGGCGCGAACTCATCAGCGACTTGACGCACGAACTGCGGACGCCCTTGACCGTTGTGCGCGGCTACTTAGAAGAATTGGCGGATGGCGAAGTCGAACCATCAACCGAAATTTATACGCGTCTAGCACGAGAAACGCGCCGTTTAGAACGCTTGGTAAACGATTTGCAAGAACTCTCCAAAGCCGAGGCGGGGTACTTACCGATCAATTTACAACCTGTCAATCTTTACCCGCTGTTAGAAGCTTTGGTAGAAAAGTTTTCCGACCAGATTTTAGAAGATGGTCCTGTTTTGCGCCTCAATTGTTCGCCTCAACTACCACCCGTGTTAGCAGACATTGATCGCGTCGAGCAAGTTCTAGTTAATTTATTAGGTAATGCAATTCGCTACACAAGTCAGGGTGCGATTACGATTCGTGCTTGGACGCAATCGCGTAAACTGTGGATTGCGGTGAGCGATACAGGAATTGGCATTGCCAAACAAAATTTACCACACGTGTTTGAACGCTTCTGGCGTGCAGATCGATCACGCGATCGCCATTCGGGTGGAACAGGCATTGGCTTGGCAATTTCTCGCCGCTTAGTTGAACTCCAAGGCGGTCAAATCTTTGTTGAAAGCGAACTTGGTAAGGGTAGCACTTTTTCCTTTTTCTTGCCTTTAGCTTAA
- a CDS encoding response regulator transcription factor: MDILIVEDEAEIAGLIQLALEKEGFSCQSCRDGLAALRLFQELQPDLIILDLMLPGLDGLEVCARIRQKPGTKDPYILMLTARGEEIDRVIGLSTGADDYLVKPFSPRELVARVRALLRRSLRQGGQHQIHRTQHFIVDVEQRSASRQVSSDRTEELDLTTLEFNLLSTFVSNPGRVWNRTQLIDKLWGSDFFGDERVVDTHVARLRKKIEPDPASPTFIKTVVGVGYKFEDAATS, encoded by the coding sequence ATGGATATATTAATTGTTGAGGATGAAGCTGAAATTGCCGGATTGATTCAACTTGCACTAGAAAAAGAAGGATTTTCCTGTCAAAGTTGCCGTGATGGACTCGCGGCTTTGCGCTTATTTCAAGAGTTACAGCCCGATCTAATTATCCTCGACTTGATGCTTCCTGGTTTGGACGGACTCGAAGTATGTGCCAGAATTCGCCAAAAACCTGGCACTAAAGATCCTTACATACTGATGCTGACCGCTAGAGGTGAGGAAATTGACCGCGTGATTGGTTTATCTACAGGTGCGGATGATTACCTTGTCAAGCCTTTTAGTCCTAGAGAGTTAGTGGCACGAGTGCGGGCGTTGTTGCGGCGGAGTTTGCGCCAAGGCGGACAACATCAAATTCATCGCACACAACATTTTATCGTAGATGTAGAACAACGTTCTGCCAGTCGTCAAGTGAGCAGCGATCGCACTGAAGAATTAGACCTGACAACCTTGGAATTTAACTTACTCAGCACCTTTGTCAGCAATCCTGGTCGGGTGTGGAACCGCACGCAGTTAATCGATAAACTTTGGGGTAGCGACTTTTTCGGCGATGAACGCGTTGTCGATACTCACGTTGCCCGATTGCGAAAAAAAATCGAACCCGATCCTGCCAGTCCCACGTTTATTAAAACTGTTGTTGGTGTCGGCTACAAATTTGAAGACGCAGCAACGTCATAA
- a CDS encoding PadR family transcriptional regulator — translation MSLAYAILGFLRKEAMTGYELKNQCFDQTIAHLWRADQAQIYKTLDKLVESGWIACKIETQCDRPHRKVYSITEIGKAELWKWLQCHQPLPTIREPLLIQLFFGAELSNEAIVHLLKQELVAHQKKLADCDQITLPPFEDASTNRDQKMQQLVLELVKQKEQTYINWLRTAIDVVSHWQEA, via the coding sequence ATGTCACTAGCATACGCAATTTTAGGTTTTCTGCGAAAAGAAGCAATGACAGGCTACGAGCTTAAAAATCAATGTTTCGATCAAACCATTGCGCATTTGTGGCGTGCAGATCAAGCGCAGATTTATAAAACGCTCGATAAGTTAGTAGAAAGCGGTTGGATCGCTTGTAAAATTGAAACACAGTGCGATCGCCCGCATCGCAAAGTATACAGTATTACAGAAATTGGAAAAGCTGAGCTTTGGAAGTGGCTGCAATGCCATCAACCCTTACCCACAATCCGCGAACCTTTGCTCATTCAATTATTTTTCGGCGCTGAATTATCCAATGAAGCAATTGTGCATTTGCTCAAACAGGAACTCGTAGCGCATCAAAAAAAACTTGCTGATTGTGACCAAATCACGTTACCTCCTTTTGAGGATGCATCGACAAATCGTGATCAAAAGATGCAACAGTTAGTCCTAGAACTGGTTAAGCAAAAAGAACAAACATACATTAACTGGCTCCGTACCGCAATTGATGTCGTGAGTCACTGGCAAGAAGCGTGA
- a CDS encoding peroxiredoxin: MSRRRLLRAIACWCIALSTLFFASPSFAIGGKLPSLDQPAPEFTLPTNTGDGEIALADLRGKWVILYFYPKDFTAGCTLEARRFQQDLPKYTAQNAQIIGVSADSVDSHAEFCDSEGLKFPLLADTTGKVSKAYGSWLGNLSVRHSFIIDPNGILRATFVKVNPAIHSTEVLSRLTELQATVF, from the coding sequence CTGTCTCGTCGCCGTCTTCTTCGCGCAATTGCCTGCTGGTGTATTGCGTTATCTACTTTGTTTTTTGCCTCACCAAGCTTCGCAATCGGAGGTAAACTTCCATCACTTGACCAACCTGCACCAGAATTTACTTTACCAACCAACACGGGAGATGGAGAGATTGCACTTGCTGATTTGCGCGGTAAGTGGGTAATATTGTACTTTTACCCCAAAGACTTTACAGCAGGTTGTACTTTAGAAGCGCGACGTTTTCAGCAAGATTTACCAAAATACACGGCACAAAATGCCCAAATTATTGGTGTCAGCGCTGATTCTGTAGATTCCCATGCCGAGTTTTGTGACTCAGAAGGTCTAAAATTTCCTCTACTTGCAGATACGACAGGCAAAGTCAGTAAAGCCTATGGTTCTTGGTTGGGTAATCTCTCGGTACGACATAGTTTCATCATTGACCCAAATGGTATTCTCCGCGCCACCTTCGTCAAGGTCAATCCCGCAATTCACAGTACAGAAGTGTTATCTCGTCTAACTGAATTACAAGCAACGGTGTTTTAA